DNA from Aphis gossypii isolate Hap1 chromosome 3, ASM2018417v2, whole genome shotgun sequence:
GTACGGACAACCTAAGTCTGTTCGTTTTCGCGAGCTGGTCAGACACGGAGGCATTGGAGATCGTAGACCCTCGCAGCTATTCCGCGATTTGCGCAGTGTCATGCCGGGCGGTTTCGAAGAGGacgttttaaaagaattttggTTGCAAAAGCTCCCATCCAATGTCGTGGCCATCGCTTCCGGTTTCGAAGGCTCTTTGGATTCAATCGCCGCCCTTGCAGACGGAGTGATGGAAGCCGTCAACTCACATAACGTCGACGCTGTGGCCAAAGACCCGATATCGGAGTTGACCAATGTAGTTTCGTCGCTCGCGCAACAAGTGCAGGCGATGGCTAAGGTCGTGTTCGGGCCAGGTCAGAATAATCGTCCATCGACGCAATGGTCCACTCAGCAAGCCACGGAGTTGTGTTATTTCCACGAGCGATTCGGCAACAACGCCCGCAAGATCATAAGACATTATAAATGCTAAATCCGGATTAATTGGGACTCTAGGTTGTCCAAATTAAACGAAATAACCaaaaatcgtaaatattaatttaaaaattttactatacaaatttttatctaGGTAATTCATATATCTTAtaattgtcattataataGGCTCCAAAATTTCATCTCTTAATCCTTCTTTTACCAAATCGTCTTCTTGAATTTTATCGCAGTGATCGCCACATTTTGCCCAATCTTCTGTTGTGACTGCATCTAAAGCACTATTTACTAACACATCTATATCTACCATTTTGaaggtgttatttttttccgcGACTTTACCCTTAACTTGCGCCCAGATTAATTCGATTGGGTTTTATTGGCAGTGGTAAGGAGGAAGTCTTACCACTTCATGGCCCATTTGAAGTGCAATTTCGttccaatttatattttttttcttttggcaTCGTCAATTTGACTTTTCCCGTAGTTCGCTTAATGTCTCTACTGGAGAAAAGTCTACAGATTTGTCTTGTAACCATTTTGTACATCTGCCTTTCGAGTATTTTCCTTAGGATATTCTTCTGTTAAGGTAGAATGGTATGTGGCATTGTccattacaattatacaagGTTCTTCTAAATTGCCCAACATATCTATAaaccatttttgaaaaacggTGGCGTTCATTTGAGAATGATAGTCAGCCTGCGATCCCGACTTGCAACGAAAAAccagttttgaatttttgacaaaaccaAATGAAGGTGACCCAGCATGACACACAATAAGCCAACCACCCTTACCAATACGTACTTTTAATCCTTCGGTGTTGTCGGAGTTTTGCCATATGTGTCCTCGCGTATGATTTTGGTTTACCCATGTTTCGTCTTGTATCGTTATTACGTCTAAACTCGTTCATTTTTCTCAAAAACTTAACCCGagaacaaacaatataatttctttcCATTAGAAATTTACGCccatcattacattttttgtatttgaaattcaaactaCGCAAAATATGTCGCACGGACCATTGTGAACccgaataattaattttttcatgcaACGCTCCCAATATTTTTGCACTAGTTGGAT
Protein-coding regions in this window:
- the LOC126551153 gene encoding uncharacterized protein LOC126551153; this translates as MAEEKVNVSVEALAGVRLPAFWKQSPEYWFTHAESVFATHRVSNLNTRVHFLVGALDEDGVRTVGDLLGPSASYDSLRTRLISAYGQPKSVRFRELVRHGGIGDRRPSQLFRDLRSVMPGGFEEDVLKEFWLQKLPSNVVAIASGFEGSLDSIAALADGVMEAVNSHNVDAVAKDPISELTNVVSSLAQQVQAMAKVVFGPGQNNRPSTQWSTQQATELCYFHERFGNNARKIIRHYKC